From Oxobacter pfennigii, a single genomic window includes:
- a CDS encoding TVP38/TMEM64 family protein — translation MNEKPGKLSKTQKKAIILSVLGIVLVIAITLLFMPYFEKLYKPDYQEKIKEWINSLGVGGWLIVFSIQFLQIVIAFIPGEPIEIIAGILYGTWGGLLVCMLGCVAASTLVFLISRKFGTPLLYKVFGKDKIENFAFLKDKKRVETVSFILFLVPGTPKDMLTYIAGVSNLKLSRFLLISTFARIPSVVSSAIIGSSMLQGDWAITITIFIITAIIGILGIRFNDKILDFYSRHTNSK, via the coding sequence ATGAACGAGAAACCAGGCAAACTTAGCAAAACACAAAAAAAGGCTATTATCTTATCCGTTTTAGGTATCGTATTAGTGATAGCAATTACTCTGTTATTTATGCCGTATTTTGAAAAGCTGTACAAGCCGGACTATCAAGAAAAAATCAAAGAATGGATTAACTCTTTGGGTGTCGGCGGATGGTTGATTGTATTCAGTATTCAGTTTTTACAAATTGTCATCGCGTTTATTCCGGGTGAGCCTATTGAGATTATTGCCGGAATCTTATACGGTACTTGGGGCGGCCTGCTAGTATGCATGTTGGGTTGCGTAGCAGCTTCCACTTTAGTTTTTTTGATTTCTAGGAAATTTGGAACACCTCTCCTATACAAGGTATTTGGAAAGGATAAAATCGAGAATTTTGCTTTTTTGAAAGACAAAAAAAGAGTTGAAACAGTTAGCTTTATTCTATTCCTTGTTCCGGGTACGCCAAAGGATATGCTGACATATATAGCAGGGGTCAGTAATTTGAAGCTAAGCAGATTTTTACTGATATCTACTTTTGCTCGTATTCCGTCCGTGGTGTCCTCTGCTATCATAGGTTCCTCAATGCTGCAGGGGGATTGGGCTATAACAATAACAATTTTTATCATTACGGCAATTATCGGTATATTGGGTATTCGATTTAATGATAAAATATTGGACTTTTATAGCAGACACACGAACTCGAAATAA
- a CDS encoding CD1845 family protein — translation MKIIFKIIAIPFIIALSITVAFLYFIFCVSEWICTVAAVILAALGVLIFVTGGPTLNGVAMLLLGFLISPLGLQAVIEWFIDRLADLNCFLKDYVIG, via the coding sequence ATGAAGATTATTTTTAAAATCATTGCGATACCGTTTATTATCGCATTAAGCATCACTGTCGCGTTTCTGTATTTTATCTTCTGTGTTTCTGAATGGATTTGTACGGTTGCCGCCGTTATTCTTGCCGCCCTGGGAGTTTTAATATTTGTCACAGGAGGCCCAACCCTTAATGGCGTGGCTATGCTCCTATTAGGCTTCCTGATTTCTCCTCTTGGCCTCCAGGCTGTAATCGAGTGGTTCATCGACAGGCTGGCCGACCTGAATTGTTTCCTGAAAGATTATGTGATTGGATAA
- a CDS encoding divergent PAP2 family protein, producing the protein MIFWQTIFSNHVLINTFWGWAAAQLIKSILYLATYRKFNAGRLVGSGGMPSSHSAAVSALAVTAGLKYGIDSYEFAFSVIIACIVMYDACGVRRAAGEHAKLLNKLQYMWTDKKSPDEKFKEMIGHTPLQVIVGSIIGILVAAILY; encoded by the coding sequence ATGATTTTCTGGCAAACGATATTTAGCAATCATGTACTAATAAACACATTTTGGGGATGGGCGGCGGCACAACTTATTAAGTCCATTCTGTATCTGGCAACCTATAGAAAATTTAACGCAGGAAGGCTTGTAGGCTCGGGCGGGATGCCAAGTTCACACTCGGCAGCGGTGAGCGCACTCGCCGTTACTGCGGGTCTTAAATATGGTATCGACTCTTATGAATTTGCCTTCTCTGTTATTATCGCCTGTATTGTTATGTATGATGCGTGCGGTGTTCGCAGGGCGGCTGGGGAACATGCTAAGCTCTTGAATAAGCTACAATATATGTGGACTGATAAGAAAAGTCCCGATGAAAAATTTAAGGAGATGATTGGGCATACTCCACTTCAAGTCATTGTAGGTTCAATCATTGGCATACTTGTAGCGGCAATTCTTTATTAA
- a CDS encoding RNA polymerase sigma factor: MAKINLRDHYPFYNADLFIDIPDEVAATLVEAERLERNYIRRMFWNNAQYSLDADDGIEHDALFASLSPCEVYERKMTAQELHAALDALPNKQGRRVYAHYILGMSKTEIARAEGVSEKNVRQSINRALHSMEIFLKNRL, translated from the coding sequence ATGGCAAAGATCAATCTGCGGGATCATTACCCGTTTTATAATGCTGACCTTTTTATTGATATACCCGATGAAGTGGCGGCTACCTTAGTGGAAGCCGAACGACTGGAACGAAACTATATCCGCCGCATGTTCTGGAACAATGCACAGTATTCACTTGATGCGGATGATGGTATTGAACATGACGCTCTTTTTGCTTCCCTCTCCCCGTGCGAGGTTTATGAGCGAAAGATGACGGCGCAGGAACTCCATGCCGCCCTTGACGCGCTTCCCAACAAACAGGGCCGGAGGGTTTACGCCCATTACATACTTGGCATGAGTAAAACCGAAATTGCCCGTGCCGAGGGTGTTAGTGAAAAGAATGTGCGTCAATCCATAAACCGCGCGCTTCACAGCATGGAAATATTTTTGAAAAATCGTTTGTGA
- a CDS encoding DUF4097 family beta strand repeat-containing protein, with the protein MRNTTKRIMIVFIICTLAIVLFAGCHKENTKNIDLSKIDNITIVYNSEDITFLESDEDVLVIKEYLSEWKSLYEAKVSVTGNSVNIKVGKRPLVTTFDASVEIYLPKTYSGSLSVETTSGKISMDVAYSFDALQIKSTSGNLKFEKVSANTIDFITNSGKILCNSIHGNITTKSNSGRISVADASGEGNYESNSGDIEIEYIDIGGDITAYSQSGGIYLTMPKDSNFIFDANTHSGNIRTTFPEFLASTETTANGAIGDEAGITIDLSTASGNIEVTR; encoded by the coding sequence ATGAGAAATACAACAAAACGAATAATGATAGTGTTCATAATTTGCACATTGGCTATTGTGTTGTTTGCAGGGTGTCATAAGGAAAATACGAAGAATATCGACTTGTCAAAGATTGATAATATCACTATCGTTTATAATTCCGAGGATATCACATTCTTAGAAAGTGATGAAGATGTTTTAGTAATAAAGGAATACTTGAGCGAATGGAAATCCTTGTATGAGGCAAAAGTATCTGTTACAGGAAACAGCGTCAATATAAAAGTAGGCAAGCGTCCGCTTGTTACCACTTTTGATGCTTCCGTCGAAATATATCTCCCGAAAACATATTCTGGAAGTTTATCCGTTGAAACAACCAGTGGTAAAATCAGTATGGATGTAGCATATTCGTTCGATGCACTCCAAATTAAAAGTACAAGCGGTAACCTTAAATTTGAAAAAGTATCCGCAAATACGATTGATTTCATCACAAACAGCGGCAAAATTTTATGTAATTCAATCCATGGAAATATAACCACTAAAAGCAACAGCGGCAGGATTTCAGTTGCAGACGCAAGCGGAGAAGGAAATTACGAGTCTAATTCCGGAGATATTGAAATTGAATATATAGATATTGGTGGGGATATAACAGCATATTCCCAAAGCGGCGGGATTTATCTTACAATGCCGAAAGACAGTAATTTTATATTTGATGCTAATACGCATAGTGGCAATATCAGAACGACTTTTCCTGAATTTCTAGCCAGCACGGAAACAACAGCAAATGGCGCTATTGGTGACGAAGCAGGAATAACCATAGACCTTTCCACAGCATCCGGCAATATTGAGGTAACGCGATGA
- a CDS encoding DUF6870 family protein, with protein MLKPEQINIMQSVDIATVDKAQLADVSGITFDNSLSKGERAARILEQVKNPYCFRLGDTAVKIEFSDDGPPLQDVIANFLIRQKGGL; from the coding sequence ATGTTGAAGCCAGAACAGATCAACATAATGCAAAGCGTGGATATTGCCACCGTAGATAAAGCGCAGTTAGCAGATGTTAGCGGCATAACATTTGACAATAGCCTGTCAAAAGGAGAACGCGCCGCTCGGATTTTAGAGCAGGTGAAAAATCCTTATTGCTTCCGTCTTGGGGATACGGCGGTAAAAATTGAGTTTTCAGATGACGGGCCACCCCTGCAAGATGTGATTGCTAATTTTCTGATACGGCAAAAGGGCGGTCTGTAA
- a CDS encoding response regulator transcription factor translates to MNKILLIEDDEAIARYLELELKHEGYALVIQDNGKSGLDCALEEDYDLILLDILLPEMSGLEVLRKIRKEKNTPIIMLTSKGEVSDKVAGLDSGANDYIAKPFFMEELLARIRVVFRKDETDNILQYGELQLHVSSRTVTIAGEEIQLTKREYDLLVYLLKNKNIVLSREKIIESVWGYDFYDNTNVVDVYIKSIRQKLEPLMPERMIQTVRGIGYVIKDKI, encoded by the coding sequence ATGAACAAAATTCTATTGATAGAAGATGATGAAGCTATAGCCCGTTATTTAGAATTGGAGCTTAAACATGAAGGGTATGCGCTTGTTATTCAGGACAATGGAAAATCCGGCTTGGATTGTGCTTTAGAAGAAGATTATGATTTGATACTGCTGGATATTCTGTTACCAGAAATGAGCGGATTGGAAGTATTGCGAAAAATTAGAAAAGAAAAAAACACGCCTATTATTATGCTAACGTCTAAAGGGGAAGTGTCCGATAAGGTGGCCGGGTTGGACAGTGGCGCAAATGATTATATTGCAAAGCCTTTCTTCATGGAAGAATTGCTGGCAAGAATAAGAGTTGTTTTCCGAAAAGACGAAACAGATAACATTCTCCAGTATGGGGAGCTGCAACTACATGTTTCTTCCCGGACTGTTACCATAGCCGGAGAGGAAATCCAGCTAACAAAGAGAGAATATGACCTGCTTGTATACCTGCTAAAAAATAAAAACATCGTCCTCTCACGGGAAAAAATCATTGAAAGTGTTTGGGGGTATGATTTTTATGACAATACAAATGTTGTGGACGTATACATCAAAAGTATTCGTCAAAAATTGGAACCCCTCATGCCGGAGAGGATGATACAGACAGTCAGGGGGATAGGATATGTTATCAAAGATAAGATCTAA
- a CDS encoding relaxase/mobilization nuclease domain-containing protein: protein MATTRLIIHHISKGESIAQSLADRFDYGQNPDKTQQGELISSYQCDVETADAEFLLSKAKYKAITGREQKKDADILCYQIRQSFVPGEVTPEEANRIGYETAMRWTKGKYAFFVATHVDRKHFHNHIYYNSTALDCTRKFNNFWGSSFALRRLSDRICIENGLSYIAHPKLKSKGKYKHYGQWLDGNKPLTFQERLKAQIDTCLSEKPASMEEFFHAMEAAGYEVKQGRGDTVSFRAEGQERFTRLRSSTLGTGYGLEDIQAIIEGRASPSGGHFEPRKVNLIIDIQSRMRSGKGPAYERWAKVFNLKQMAATLQYLQENNLLEYSQLAEKTAQAVDRFHTLSDKIKTIEVTANTNEDLMAATVDYAKTRTVFEGYKAAKYSRKYYAEHEGDIELHRAAQATFKRILSGAKLPKMDALKAERQRLTAEKNAAYREYRAAKKSMQELITAKANIDHLLGLTDTRKNKEMER, encoded by the coding sequence ATGGCAACCACGCGCCTGATTATTCATCATATCAGCAAGGGAGAAAGCATTGCGCAATCTCTTGCCGACCGTTTCGATTATGGGCAGAATCCCGACAAGACACAACAGGGCGAATTGATTTCCTCCTATCAGTGCGACGTGGAAACTGCTGACGCAGAATTTTTACTTTCCAAAGCCAAATACAAAGCGATCACCGGACGGGAACAGAAAAAGGATGCTGATATTTTGTGTTATCAGATCCGGCAGTCCTTTGTCCCCGGAGAGGTCACGCCGGAGGAAGCCAATCGGATAGGTTATGAAACGGCTATGCGTTGGACGAAAGGCAAATATGCTTTTTTTGTTGCTACGCATGTAGACCGCAAGCACTTTCATAATCACATTTACTATAATTCCACCGCCCTTGACTGCACAAGAAAATTCAATAATTTTTGGGGTTCCAGCTTTGCCCTCCGGCGGCTTTCTGACCGGATATGTATTGAAAATGGACTGTCCTATATTGCCCATCCAAAGCTAAAAAGCAAGGGAAAATACAAGCATTACGGGCAATGGCTTGACGGTAATAAGCCGCTGACATTTCAGGAGCGGCTAAAAGCACAAATTGATACTTGCCTTTCTGAAAAACCTGCCAGCATGGAAGAATTTTTTCATGCTATGGAAGCTGCCGGCTATGAAGTCAAACAGGGGCGCGGCGATACGGTCAGCTTTCGGGCGGAGGGGCAGGAACGGTTTACCCGGCTCCGATCTTCCACACTTGGCACGGGCTATGGACTGGAAGATATACAGGCTATTATCGAGGGCCGGGCCTCTCCATCCGGGGGACACTTTGAGCCGCGCAAGGTCAACCTGATTATTGATATTCAATCCAGAATGAGGTCTGGAAAAGGCCCGGCTTATGAGCGGTGGGCCAAGGTGTTCAATCTCAAACAAATGGCGGCAACACTTCAATATTTGCAGGAAAATAATCTTCTGGAATATTCACAGCTTGCCGAAAAAACGGCACAGGCCGTGGACCGTTTCCATACTCTTTCAGATAAAATAAAAACCATTGAGGTTACGGCGAACACCAATGAGGATTTAATGGCGGCAACGGTTGACTATGCAAAGACCCGTACTGTATTTGAGGGCTACAAGGCCGCGAAATATAGCCGGAAATACTATGCGGAGCATGAGGGCGATATTGAATTACACCGGGCGGCACAGGCTACTTTCAAGCGTATTCTTTCCGGGGCGAAGCTCCCGAAGATGGACGCGCTCAAAGCGGAGAGGCAACGGCTGACTGCTGAAAAAAATGCCGCATACCGGGAGTACCGGGCGGCAAAAAAGAGTATGCAGGAGCTTATTACGGCAAAGGCCAATATTGATCATCTGCTTGGACTGACGGACACGCGGAAAAATAAGGAAATGGAGCGATAG
- a CDS encoding sensor histidine kinase, with translation MLSKIRSKINRSIVVKSTITNIVLFGLIFLALGCGIYQAFSSIMFEGATLVLEDHSRVISDFVKEGYSDIIPSYAENSAIVVTMSPASGAFASSEVVIDGVEIIYRFTVQSGTESYDIVITKTLAKEWKAIRTMLIFLIGASVILVAFILFITTITTRRTVKPIHEMINTINNGGLDVRLDVANSQNELKLLAETFNELLDRIWKVYKNQEQFVSDASHELRTPLLVIQGYSDLMERWGKNDESVQAEAVASIKREAVYMNKLVERLLFLANADQNRLKIDFKEVDLPELLDSIIHDSILIDDTHTYKLETENLHIRADASLIKQLIRILLDNSAKYSIVGGKINVRAYQKDKYIFIEVEDNGPGVSEENLAHIFERFYKADNSRTRKKGGTGLGLSIARWIVEEHGGKIRASNTSNGLLITILFPRIS, from the coding sequence ATGTTATCAAAGATAAGATCTAAAATCAATCGGTCCATTGTCGTAAAATCCACTATTACCAATATCGTGCTGTTCGGCCTTATATTTTTAGCGTTAGGCTGTGGAATATATCAAGCGTTTTCCAGCATTATGTTTGAAGGCGCAACTCTTGTATTGGAAGATCATTCACGGGTAATCAGTGATTTTGTTAAGGAAGGGTATAGTGATATAATTCCCTCCTATGCTGAAAATAGCGCCATTGTCGTGACAATGTCGCCAGCGAGCGGAGCATTTGCCTCCTCGGAAGTTGTAATTGACGGTGTGGAGATTATATATCGGTTTACGGTACAAAGCGGAACGGAGAGCTATGATATCGTTATCACAAAAACATTGGCAAAAGAATGGAAAGCAATCCGAACTATGCTTATTTTTCTGATTGGTGCATCTGTCATTCTTGTTGCATTTATTCTGTTTATTACAACAATCACCACAAGGCGTACAGTAAAACCGATTCACGAAATGATTAACACAATAAATAACGGTGGCTTAGATGTACGTCTTGATGTGGCAAATTCTCAAAATGAATTAAAACTATTAGCTGAAACATTCAATGAACTGCTGGATAGGATTTGGAAAGTTTATAAAAATCAAGAACAGTTTGTTTCAGACGCTTCCCATGAATTGCGAACGCCGTTGCTTGTCATACAGGGATATTCGGACTTGATGGAGCGATGGGGCAAAAATGATGAATCTGTGCAAGCGGAGGCGGTTGCTTCTATTAAGCGGGAAGCGGTATACATGAATAAGCTGGTAGAGCGCCTGCTCTTTCTGGCTAATGCCGACCAAAACCGTCTGAAAATTGATTTTAAAGAAGTAGACCTACCGGAATTACTAGACAGTATCATACATGATTCCATACTTATTGATGATACTCACACCTATAAGCTGGAAACAGAAAATCTTCATATTAGGGCTGACGCTTCTCTTATTAAGCAGTTAATACGCATTCTATTAGATAATAGTGCAAAGTATTCTATCGTAGGCGGAAAGATTAACGTCAGGGCTTATCAAAAAGATAAATATATCTTTATTGAAGTAGAAGATAATGGCCCCGGTGTATCGGAAGAAAATCTTGCACATATTTTTGAACGTTTTTACAAAGCCGACAATTCCCGAACGCGAAAAAAAGGAGGTACGGGTCTTGGCTTATCCATAGCAAGGTGGATTGTAGAGGAACACGGCGGGAAAATTCGTGCAAGTAACACATCCAATGGATTGTTGATAACGATTTTATTTCCGCGTATTTCCTAA
- a CDS encoding recombinase family protein yields MARTKNRGTNIAVSLSSKQAPKWRLGKYLRLSKDDFKRGNTKDKDKEVSDSIENQRKILNEFEQMNADEFEWSEEYKDDGFTGTDADRDDFQRLLSDIRTGKINCVIIKDLSRLSRDYVEAGILIDRLFVQMNVRFISLHERIDSYNDPESVSSMVVPITNVMNDQYCYQTSKKIRQVFDYKKRNGQFIGSYAPYGYIKDPNDKHALLVDCEAAEVVKQIFAMLLNGMAVRAIVNHLNDHGVMCPSLYKQSQGLKYSCPNGQAKPMWSTITVTNMLKNPVYVGDMAQGRNRVKSYKIHKIEAVPEEDWIVVQNTHEPLVDRETFEKVKQLLKRDTRTAPKQKQLYLFSGFLRCADCGRAMSRIASKELYVYYQCGTYKSLSKKACTMHSIKSTRLEAATLYAIRQQVHLAVSYSAIVSQINLAPLKKSQSVRLNELIAAKEKELAKIMRYKQSLYQDWKDGSITHNDYRHMSEDYEQQNEAISAVVGNLKKERDELENGIDIENPFLATFRKYENIDKLTREILIELVDHIKVYEGGDISIRFKFADELRRITEYIEVNSHLQVG; encoded by the coding sequence ATGGCACGTACAAAAAACAGGGGAACAAATATCGCAGTCTCCCTATCTTCAAAACAAGCTCCCAAATGGCGCTTAGGGAAATATCTAAGGCTTTCCAAAGACGATTTTAAGCGCGGCAATACTAAGGACAAAGATAAGGAAGTTAGCGACAGTATAGAAAATCAGCGGAAAATACTCAACGAGTTTGAGCAGATGAACGCGGACGAATTTGAATGGTCGGAAGAATACAAAGACGATGGCTTTACCGGAACAGACGCCGACCGCGATGATTTTCAAAGGTTATTGTCCGACATTCGCACCGGGAAAATCAACTGTGTGATTATCAAAGACCTTTCGCGCCTTTCCCGCGACTATGTAGAAGCGGGCATCCTGATTGACAGGTTGTTTGTTCAGATGAATGTAAGGTTTATCAGCTTGCATGAACGGATAGACAGCTACAATGACCCGGAGAGCGTTTCCAGTATGGTTGTGCCGATAACAAACGTAATGAACGACCAATACTGCTATCAGACCTCAAAGAAAATCCGGCAGGTGTTTGATTACAAAAAGCGCAACGGTCAGTTTATCGGCTCCTACGCTCCCTACGGTTACATCAAAGACCCCAACGATAAACATGCCTTGCTTGTAGACTGCGAAGCCGCTGAAGTGGTAAAACAAATTTTTGCCATGCTTCTAAACGGCATGGCGGTTAGAGCAATCGTAAACCATCTGAACGACCACGGCGTTATGTGTCCGTCCCTCTACAAGCAGAGCCAGGGGTTAAAGTACAGTTGCCCCAATGGACAGGCAAAGCCGATGTGGAGTACCATCACAGTCACCAACATGCTAAAAAATCCTGTTTATGTCGGGGATATGGCGCAAGGCCGAAACCGTGTCAAGAGCTACAAGATACACAAAATCGAGGCTGTACCCGAAGAAGATTGGATTGTTGTTCAGAATACCCATGAACCGCTTGTTGACCGGGAAACCTTTGAAAAGGTTAAACAACTGTTAAAGCGCGATACCCGTACCGCGCCAAAACAAAAACAACTTTATCTGTTCAGCGGCTTTCTCCGCTGCGCGGATTGTGGCAGGGCAATGTCACGGATAGCAAGCAAGGAATTGTATGTTTACTACCAATGCGGCACATACAAAAGCCTTTCAAAAAAAGCCTGTACCATGCACTCGATTAAAAGTACAAGGCTTGAAGCGGCTACATTGTACGCAATTCGGCAACAGGTACACCTTGCGGTTAGCTATTCCGCTATCGTTTCACAAATTAATCTGGCCCCGCTTAAAAAGAGCCAGTCTGTACGGCTGAATGAATTGATTGCCGCAAAAGAAAAAGAGCTTGCTAAAATCATGCGATATAAGCAATCTCTCTATCAGGACTGGAAAGATGGCAGCATTACGCACAACGATTACCGCCACATGAGCGAAGATTATGAGCAGCAAAATGAAGCTATCAGCGCAGTTGTTGGCAATCTGAAAAAAGAGCGGGACGAACTGGAAAACGGCATAGACATTGAAAATCCTTTCTTGGCTACTTTCCGAAAATATGAGAACATCGACAAGCTGACAAGGGAAATACTGATTGAACTGGTTGACCATATCAAGGTATACGAGGGCGGCGACATCAGCATACGGTTTAAATTTGCTGACGAGCTTCGCCGCATTACCGAGTACATCGAAGTCAACTCGCATCTACAGGTGGGATAA
- a CDS encoding MFS transporter: protein MSEKKYGLTVKVAVLSIGVLLYLGNIMGPILGLIVKEFPDVNPDLVKLIQTMPSLSTMVVSLIVGAIGNKVKKRTLVFIACFCIFFGGIAPVFLYDFNLLLISRAFFGIGPGIAFPLASGMIGQLFEGAERQKMMGLRGSVGTATGFILSLLSGQIAKVNWRYSFFLMSIALLCFIVQLIWLPEPEVKQPAVSGTKEKIVLTKWLWLIALMNIGYNIMLVSYSTNMSIVVIQGNIGDVGQAGIVSACYTIGAFLAGMSFAKIEQAIKRYTVALAVGLLGSGLLILLLSTNIFMFFVGAFVSGTGFGLYNPCVTLKVIGSVARNATTRAMSIYIVSQSGAAFLSPIIFMFLKSALGLTGLKASWMISSPALLTAALAIVVFVTFTGKPKDAQISAAQ, encoded by the coding sequence ATGAGTGAAAAAAAATATGGTCTGACCGTTAAAGTCGCAGTATTGTCAATTGGGGTGCTGCTTTATTTAGGTAACATTATGGGGCCCATTCTCGGCCTCATAGTAAAGGAATTCCCTGACGTTAACCCTGATTTGGTCAAGCTGATTCAAACAATGCCCTCGCTTTCTACAATGGTAGTTTCCCTTATTGTAGGAGCCATAGGCAATAAAGTTAAAAAAAGGACTCTTGTATTTATCGCCTGTTTTTGTATCTTTTTCGGAGGTATAGCGCCGGTTTTTTTATACGATTTTAATTTACTGTTAATTTCAAGAGCATTTTTCGGAATTGGTCCTGGTATTGCCTTCCCATTAGCCTCCGGTATGATTGGACAATTGTTTGAGGGAGCCGAGAGACAAAAGATGATGGGTCTAAGAGGGTCTGTAGGAACTGCAACAGGATTTATATTATCGCTGTTATCCGGACAAATTGCCAAGGTTAACTGGAGATATTCTTTTTTTCTTATGTCCATTGCTTTACTTTGTTTCATAGTCCAGCTTATCTGGCTGCCGGAACCTGAAGTGAAACAGCCGGCTGTATCTGGAACGAAAGAAAAGATAGTATTAACAAAATGGTTATGGCTTATTGCACTGATGAATATAGGCTACAATATAATGCTTGTATCCTACTCCACAAATATGTCTATTGTAGTTATTCAAGGCAATATCGGTGATGTCGGTCAGGCGGGAATCGTGTCTGCATGCTATACTATAGGAGCTTTCCTGGCAGGTATGTCATTTGCAAAAATTGAGCAGGCCATTAAGAGATATACCGTAGCCCTTGCAGTAGGACTTTTAGGATCCGGATTGCTTATACTTCTTCTTTCAACTAACATATTCATGTTCTTTGTCGGAGCCTTTGTAAGCGGCACAGGCTTTGGTCTGTATAATCCATGCGTTACTCTTAAAGTAATAGGAAGCGTAGCCAGAAACGCAACAACACGTGCAATGAGCATATATATAGTTTCTCAATCGGGTGCGGCATTCTTATCGCCGATTATATTCATGTTCCTTAAAAGCGCATTAGGCCTGACAGGCCTAAAAGCTTCCTGGATGATATCATCTCCTGCTCTTTTGACTGCCGCTCTGGCAATTGTAGTATTTGTTACTTTTACCGGCAAGCCTAAAGATGCACAAATTTCTGCAGCACAGTAA